TAGGATGGTAAAAGATTCCACAATTTTTCATCTTTATTGTCATATGACACATACTATCACTAAGTATCCATGAGGGCCTTGGCCACACTTTTTTGCCATGGTACCAATAGTACTGAACAAGGACATAATGTAGGAACATGATATAGAGCCACTTATTGTTATTACTGGTGTAATTTGGAAAACTCTGTCACCATCCCACTACAATTATAGAATGCTTTCTAACACCATGGGTGCTGTTACATGATGGACACACAAGTATTCACTCACATTGTGGGTATCTCTGGTTTAGAAACCATACTGCCAGTTAGTTCTGTTTCATTGAAAAGTTTTACTCATAGTTTGTGTATAGAAAAAGTGCCGTTTCAGGAATAGCAGAGCCCTTGGTTCACATCGATGCTTTCTCTGGTGGAAATGGGTCTCTAATTTGATTGGGCTAGTTTCATGTTAAGAACGATCCAGCTGGGTGATGGAGCAAAGTGTTTTGATGAGAGTATCACTAACAGAAGCAGAAGTCTGAGGTCAAGTCAGGAAAAAGCAGTCCTTGTGGATCCACTAATCTTATTATTCTAGGCTCAATGAGGCTGTTTGAGTAGGGGCTGGCAAGAGAGGATAAGGGGGCAAGAATGCTAAGGCAGAGAATGCACTGGAATAGAGCACAGCAGTTATTGCGGTAGGCTTGCACATGGTATCAAAAGTGTGATGTACATTTTCAATACTGCAACTTGGTAAACAATTCTATTCTATAAAAAGGCAAACACTAATCTGTCACTGTGTTCTGCTTATAGGCAAATAAAATTTCTCTATTTCACTCTATTTCACGCAATTATCCTGGAAAAGACAAGCTTAAAGAGGGAGACTTGGGAATTTTTCTTCTCTCCGTGTTGGTCTTCTAGCagtaaacagacaaaacaaaagtcaTTTGCAACTGCAACTTCTATTCCTGTGTAGTGATTGTGAACCCTCTGATTTATTAAAATGCCATTGTAAATTTGGGCAAAGTGGGCAGTAATTTGgtcttattttaattttatttccgGATGCCAAAATAATGCAATTTCCACCTGTTTTTGTTTACCCAGTTttagcattgaatttctttgtcagtcacacttcacagtggtgtttaatggCTCATACGAAAGATCAGGGTGTAAAGAATTTGTAGTTTAAAGCCTTTCTGTTTGACCTACTAgcggcaatatattcatagagatgttaaaataaaaattaaaaaaatttttttcatgCAAGTAtttatatcttcaaagtaaatgctgATATCACACCCATTTCTACTCCCTTAGATCAAAGTGCTTGTACATAAAACATGAAGCCATTATTTTCAACCGCTAACATTCTGAGCAATGTTATCttcactgaaagccaacagcgTCCTGACTAATTGTATATCAAACAGCAATAAAATTTAACACCAGTACGAAataccagtgtactggtaaataGGGTTAAAGCAGAACTTTGAATGTTCAAAGCAGATATTAAATTTGTGAAACACTTTTATCTCAAATTATTATAACTGACCCACAATGCATGTGGTATGATCATAATGGTAGTGTTTTTGGTACAACACTATCGAGTTTTAACTGCTCTAACTGCATGTTTTCGTATAACTTGAATTTGCCTTCTGAGACCCAAGTGCCTTGATTTCAGtgcatattttaattattaaattacttATTGTTATGTCTGTAAAGAGGTTtgttgtatgatgtgtatgGGAAGAGTGCAGTGATCCATGATAATGTAGCCTGGAAATTATGAGCACTGGGTCACTGGGTGATGGACATGATTTAAGATTGAGAACTGCTTTTAATTAAATCAGACTTCAAGCTCATCTAGCTTACTTTTTtgggtgtttatgtgtttatagttGGTATAAATGTATTCTTCTTAGGCAGAAGCAGGGATGTGGAAGGAATGGTAGGAATTATGCTTTAGGAAAGAGTTAACCATTGATGTGATATTAGCATTAGTGAAGTCATGTGTATGTAAAGGGTAGACATGGAACTGTATTATCCATAGACCACAAAATCCTcttcacctctctctccctcttttattgtttttggaaGAGTCCTTCACTACTATTGGAAGCTAAATTGCTTTGCTTCCCATTTGCATAAAGGGAAACTTTACTCAATCTGAGCTTTACTCTGAGGGAAACATTAAATGTTGATTCACCTTCTGTCACCAGAAATTGGTTATAAGCTCTTGTTACTTTTGTGTCTCTCATTGATTAAGGTCTGATTTTGTGTTCAGAGCTTTCTTCATATGTTATAATTTGGAACGAAAGTCACAGAGAAACGTGGGTCAGGtttgttccagctgtttgtgtaaGGTTGTTCCCTtgtcattatatttattgtagAACATATAAAACAGATGATTGCACATCATAGTACAGGAAGAGCAGATCTGTTAGGCCAATCGTGAAGTAATGGATTTGTTCCAGATCAGATTGCCTGTTTACCTCAAAAACCCCTCTTTGGGGGCAGTGTGTTATAAATTATTTCATGGTTGGACATGACAACACAGTTTAGAGCACAGCTACATGGTAAATATAAGAGCTTTCCACATAACCAGTACTACAGACAAATATCTAAACCAATTTACAGCCAGTGTCAAAGGGTTCAGTTCATTCCgctttttcatcattttatttagctGATCTGTCATGTTCTATGTATAATGCTGAATGCTAAAAAAGaatgttttacttttaaagCACTCAGGTTTAaatgttctaaaaatatttcttaaaatggttctttactgtttttttaaaaaaaaaattctctctttctgcctctgcAGAGTGTGTGCATTGGGTGCACAGTTGCCATGGCTTTGGTTCAGGTACTGCCCGTGACCTCTGATCACCCACAGTCCAGCGCCGATATTCAGCAGTGCCACCCTGTATCGCACTCCCCGCTCACAGGCAGCATGGGCTCTGTCAGCAGCCTTATCTCTGGACGCACTTACCAGGAACGACACTGTCGTGCTGTCAGTGACTTCAGCGCCAGGCTCCGCAAGCCCCTGCCTGCAACCAGCTGTTTCCGGCAGCAGGAGGGCACACTGCGAAGGGCCAGCTCTCAGGAAGAGCTCCTTGACAACCACCCTCCTCTGCCTGTCAAGAACAAACCCACTACCCTCATGACTGCCGGCAATGGCAACTATGGATACATGAGTGATGAAGTGGTGGGTGACTGGAATGATAACCATGTCAAAGTGGGCAGCCCCTGCAGTGACACAGAAGAAACACAGGACAACCGAGGAACTGTAAGCAATAGCAACATCGGAGGCCCTCCACCAAAACTCATCCCTGTCTCAGGCAAGCTGGAGAAAGTGAGTTagagttatttgtttatttattaatttcttagaATTAATACACTGCAACAGACTgttgggctgtccctctgaaaATGACTTCCATATCACACctaaaatttgattttatttaattattcttttGCAGGCATTTTTGATCTATGGAATTGGCATCTAATTTTTATTGACAGACACATCCTACCTGCTCTGACAATAATTGCCATTTCATTAATAGCCGTTTGTTCACTGTGTTCCATTTACTCATTGGCCCAACCAAATTATTCTCACTGGCACCCAATAAGGGTTGCGAGAAACCCTAAAATCTATCTGCATATAATTCAGTATCTGTCATCTGCAGGTGGAAGTGAACAATGTTTGGTCAAAAAGCTAGGTTATATGGCTCTTTCGATATTCTCATACAGTGTTATTACATTTTCCTAGATTGGTTTTTAGATTGGATCTTTATCACAACATAAAATTTTAAACACTGTCACAGAAAGAATATACTTCCACACAGTGAAGACTGTGAAAAACACATGTTCATTActtgtttaaaaacattaaaacataaacataaaatatcgTACAATCATTATTCCTGAAATTTTGTGAAAATGGATATTCATTGTAGTTGAATAAATGTCTGAAAATGACTAAAATCATCAGAGTTGATCAAAGGGAAGGGGGCGAAAAACATGAATATGGCTGATCTAGACAGAAAGTCACAGCACCTGCAAATGGTGGAATAACTCCAGGTCCACAAATTGAATTGTGtctgaatagggctttagatTTTATCCTTGtgataaaggaataaaaaagtaGCGCAGGCAGCCTGTGATAAGCAGATTATGTGTCCAGgcttgttttttcttattgtaAGTATACTATATATAGTGTAGAGTGAATTGTCCACCTCTGTTTTGAGTATTCACATAGGAGGTAGCTTTTTTAAACAGCTTAAATGTGATTACTTCATGTGGGCACGTGGGGTTCAGCAAGGATCTGATTTGATGTTATATGCTGACTTTATACAGAGATGGTTTGAGCAGAGACAGCCTACTGCTTAAACTCTGAATGGAGCAGTGTGTAAGTTTCACCATGGCAGTTGTATAACTCCCCTAACTCATCTAAACCAAACTGTTGCTTTGTTGGTATTGATACTGTTACATGGGTCTCTCCACTCAAGTACACAGGAGCCAGGTTTGGTGACTGCAAATAACCACCTAAGAGTGGTGCCATGATGACTTGTCCAGAAGGACATTGCTTtatgaattgttttattgtttgttcatGAAACATGGTCCAGCATTTTTGGTCATGCACTCATATTTTGTTGACTATTTTTGATTACAGAATATGGAGAAAGTTGTAATCCGACCAACTGCCTTCAAGCCTGTAGTACCTAAGAACCGCAACTCAGTGCAGTACCTTTCCCCACGGCCAGGGGGCAGTCTGTCTGAGAGTCACGGAAGCCTGAACCTTTTACTTCCTGGAGGAGCAGGGATGCTGTGCACAGAAAAACGCAATTCATACACTGGTGCTCGCAATGCTCGCACCAGTCAGACTTGTAGCATGTCAGATTCTGGCCGCAATTCACTCTCCAGCCTGCCCACATACAGCAGTACAGCCTGCAGCCTGGTGCAGAGCGAGGGACTGTCCACAAGCACAGAGTCCACGCGGCCCACAGGAGGACATGGCCACACTAACTCGGACAGTGGTCGCTCCTCATCCAGCAAGAGCACAGGCCAGCCACTCTCAGATAATGGATCATGTGGACGTTCTCCCGCTCCCCAGGAGGGGTATGAGAGCATTATACGTGAACTCGAGgaaaagctgagagagagagacttggagCTGCAGCAGCTCAGAGATAATCTGGATGAGAATGAGGCAGCCATCTGCCAGGTATGTGATCAACATATCAAAACCACACATAGACAAATGTGAGAGAAAATATAAGAATAGACTTGGGCTGCATATCCAGTCTTGGCATACAAACTACTGAAATGTTAGAAATAGCTTCTTTACTGAAATCAATGAACATGCTACTATCTCTTCAATTATGTTACAGATGTATCATACATTCCTCATAGATTTTGGAGTATAATTGAAATGctgtctgaatattttttgAACACCATCTTTAGGTGTATGAGGAGAAGCAAAAGAGATGTGAGCAGGAGATGGAGGAGCTCAGACAGAGCTGTGCAACCAAGATGAAGCAGGTGCATCAGAAAGCCCAACGGGCCCAACAGGTGCTACAGCTGCAGGTTTTTCAGCTCCaacaggagaagaagaagctgCATGAGGATTTCTCACAGCTGCTACAGGAGCGAGAAACACTGGAGAAAAGATGTGCCTCCATTGAAAGGGAGCAGAATCAGCTAGGACCACGTCTGGAAGAGACCAAATGGGAGGTAAGAATAGACACTGCTTCCAAACCACCCATGGATTCTAGGATCATGTTACAGGGaatatattttgtttggtgGGACCCTTAAAATCTGGTGACACATTAAAACTGGATAAACCATTCCAGACAAGATACACAAAAGAGATTGTCCTTATGCATCTTTTCTGTGTACTGTAAGGAACAAAATGTAATAGGTGAGAAATGGTTGTTACCATCCCAAAGTTAATTATTTTCAGCAGCAACATGCGCTGAATTCCTCTTACACCAAGGCTGCTTGCCAACAATTTCAATAATATTACAACACATCATAGTTTTTGTCCAGTTATGGGTATATTACACATGGTGGAACATCTGCAGATCGGTTAGTTTGCATTATTACAGCTATTACTTGGGATCTAGGATCAGGAGCTTGTTCAAGTATGCATTTAATGATCTTCATTAGTGCTTTTGCACTTTTGCTCAAACCTTTCTGACAATGTTTCTGTACTGCAGGTGTGTCAGAAGTCTGGTGAGATCTCCCTGTTGAAGCAGCAGCTGAAGGATGTGCAGGCTGAGCTGGGACAGAAGGCAGCTGAGATTGTGGCCCTGAAGGCCCAGCTGCGAGAGGCTCGCTCTGAGCTGCAGGCCAGCCAGGCACGCTCACACGATGCCCAGGCAGCAGCACGAACTCGCACACTTGAACTGGAAGTATGCGAGAATGAGCTGCAGCGCCGTAAGAGCGAGGCTGAGCTACTACGTGAGAAACTGGGCCGCCTTGAAATGGAGTCAGTCCGACTCAGAGACATGTTGTCATTGCCCAGCAGTAAGGGCCAGTGCATGAGCTTGCCTCTGCCTCAGAGCCGTGTTGGTGGTGGTCTAAATCA
The Tachysurus vachellii isolate PV-2020 chromosome 6, HZAU_Pvac_v1, whole genome shotgun sequence genome window above contains:
- the lzts2a gene encoding leucine zipper putative tumor suppressor 2a isoform X1, coding for MYINCTSLRKMCVFLKAPLIQSSLHSYRAAKNGSSLKYNKAKGFIRFSLSAPFSAERGEEGCCCSLQILSGSFFLNSVCIGCTVAMALVQVLPVTSDHPQSSADIQQCHPVSHSPLTGSMGSVSSLISGRTYQERHCRAVSDFSARLRKPLPATSCFRQQEGTLRRASSQEELLDNHPPLPVKNKPTTLMTAGNGNYGYMSDEVVGDWNDNHVKVGSPCSDTEETQDNRGTVSNSNIGGPPPKLIPVSGKLEKNMEKVVIRPTAFKPVVPKNRNSVQYLSPRPGGSLSESHGSLNLLLPGGAGMLCTEKRNSYTGARNARTSQTCSMSDSGRNSLSSLPTYSSTACSLVQSEGLSTSTESTRPTGGHGHTNSDSGRSSSSKSTGQPLSDNGSCGRSPAPQEGYESIIRELEEKLRERDLELQQLRDNLDENEAAICQVYEEKQKRCEQEMEELRQSCATKMKQVHQKAQRAQQVLQLQVFQLQQEKKKLHEDFSQLLQERETLEKRCASIEREQNQLGPRLEETKWEVCQKSGEISLLKQQLKDVQAELGQKAAEIVALKAQLREARSELQASQARSHDAQAAARTRTLELEVCENELQRRKSEAELLREKLGRLEMESVRLRDMLSLPSSKGQCMSLPLPQSRVGGGLNQVHSPAFREVVELLPSYESDVTRVQQQSTDALHILHLQVEQLRSELLLERRHGQEQLEAFDEERRVWQEEKDKVIRYQKQLQQNYIQMYRRNRELERVMRELSLELENRDLEDFDMRPDIRFEEIAATEI
- the lzts2a gene encoding leucine zipper putative tumor suppressor 2a isoform X2, with translation MALVQVLPVTSDHPQSSADIQQCHPVSHSPLTGSMGSVSSLISGRTYQERHCRAVSDFSARLRKPLPATSCFRQQEGTLRRASSQEELLDNHPPLPVKNKPTTLMTAGNGNYGYMSDEVVGDWNDNHVKVGSPCSDTEETQDNRGTVSNSNIGGPPPKLIPVSGKLEKNMEKVVIRPTAFKPVVPKNRNSVQYLSPRPGGSLSESHGSLNLLLPGGAGMLCTEKRNSYTGARNARTSQTCSMSDSGRNSLSSLPTYSSTACSLVQSEGLSTSTESTRPTGGHGHTNSDSGRSSSSKSTGQPLSDNGSCGRSPAPQEGYESIIRELEEKLRERDLELQQLRDNLDENEAAICQVYEEKQKRCEQEMEELRQSCATKMKQVHQKAQRAQQVLQLQVFQLQQEKKKLHEDFSQLLQERETLEKRCASIEREQNQLGPRLEETKWEVCQKSGEISLLKQQLKDVQAELGQKAAEIVALKAQLREARSELQASQARSHDAQAAARTRTLELEVCENELQRRKSEAELLREKLGRLEMESVRLRDMLSLPSSKGQCMSLPLPQSRVGGGLNQVHSPAFREVVELLPSYESDVTRVQQQSTDALHILHLQVEQLRSELLLERRHGQEQLEAFDEERRVWQEEKDKVIRYQKQLQQNYIQMYRRNRELERVMRELSLELENRDLEDFDMRPDIRFEEIAATEI